The following DNA comes from Brienomyrus brachyistius isolate T26 unplaced genomic scaffold, BBRACH_0.4 scaffold85, whole genome shotgun sequence.
CCCCCCCCTACCCAGCGTtgagtgtttctgtgtgtccgCTATCAGCTTTACTCTACCCCGCCGCCCTCAGTAACTGACATCTGCCTGGACACACCTGTAAAGACAGCCGGGTGTGAGGAAGGAGCCACAGGGCCCCCGCCGCGTGAAACATGAAGCGATGCTGGTTACTGACCTTTCGGCTCCGGCCCGCTTGGGACACTCTGATGGTGGCTTGTTTTGGTGTCCGGCATCTGTTTCCGCAAGATTTCAGGCCAGCGAGGCGTTTTTTTAGTGGTTGACGAATGTGCTTCAGGGTTGCTGCGGCGATCATGGAGATAAGCGCGTTAGCGTCTCCCTCTCTGCAGATGGGCAGCTGGTGATAAGTCGCAGTTCCTGCTAACAGGGTCTGTGGCTCTACCtcatccccacagccccccgtgCGCCACCCGCTGACCCAGGTACCCCTCCAAACCCACTttcccatcctcagcacctaAGGGGTCATTTCAGACTCGGAGCCAGAGGGCCCCTCTACCTGTTTGCAGGGTGTTCACTGCTGAGTAGTGCATTATGGGTAGAGCAGCCGTAACAAGTGTCTGATCCTTGAATCAAaggtgtgtttttttctgcccCTAGAGACTCATCTGAAAACGGAGATCCAGGTCTGCAGATGTTTAATGTGCAGATCAAACGGCAAACGTGCTAAAGATAATGTgcgtacgcacacacacgcatacacacgcgcccgcacacacacacacacacacacacacacacacacacacacacatagcaagTGGTCGCTCAGAAGCCACCGTCACCGTGGCAACCCAACAAAGTCCAAAATGTCCTCAGTCCAGCGAGAGCACAGCCTGCGGTACCCCCCCCCTCGTTTTACGGGGGTGCTGTTAGAGCGGCCATGTTTATTGCACACGAGCGTCGGCCCATGTACAGTCTGCTGCAGTCCCTTTAATGCAGGGGCAGGTGGCCAAGTCTGGCACCTATAGACACAGAATCGTGTTGGTCCTGCTGCTTGCAGCTGACAATATCTGTTCCCCTAATGGCACCAAATGTGCTTTACAATCTCTTTTCCCTCACGCACCTTCTTTGATTTGCTGAATTCCCGCCTTTCTGTGTTTTTCGCCACGTTTGGGTGTTTTTGTACAAAAAGGGCGGCGTCCTGTGGCTTCATCTTTCAACCGGTTCTAAGAAGCGCTGCGTGTTTAGAAATGGCCTGCATTGTTCACTTTAAAGGGCGAGTGCCGTTACTGCGGTTACCCTGGGCTTGGATTTCTCCAGGTCAGCTTGTACCTGAGACGGCAGGTGAAATGTTTTCGCTCACGGTGTAACTTTTCATTACCTGAGCTCTGCACCCTTAATTTGTTTTCAGCatgatgtgtctgtgtgtgtgtgcatctgcgtttgtgtgcgtgcgtatgcgtgtttgcgtgtgtgttttcgcgtgtgtgcatgcatgcgtgcctgtgggtcagatatacattacatttgtgatcctgttattttgacaatgTGGGGACCATTGTtcagtttgtctgtctgtctctctctcgctgtctgtctctctctcgctgtctgtctctctctcgctgtctgtctctctctcgctgtctcTGTCTTTTCTTTCTGCCTCACTGGGATGGTAAGAACCACCCTTGATTAGAGAACAGGCAAACGTTCCTGGACATAAGATGGCAGGTGGTCAGGCTTCATGGGTAGACGGACGCGTAACAAAGCGTCGAGTGCTGAACCGTGTCTTCTCCGCATGGGTGTGGTGGCTGTGGCCCCGCCCTCACTGACCCCGCCCCTTGCCTTCCCAGGCCGCCGCAGAATATGTGAAGACCCACCTGCCGGAGCTCCTGAAGCAGCACCTGCAGGCCTACGAGAAGGAGAAGGAGAACAGTGTGCTGTCCTACCCCAGCATCCTGGAGCAGCACATCCTGGCCATCGACAAGGAGATGCTGGAGAAGCTCTCGGCCTCCTACGATGAAGCGGGTGAGGGGTCTCCTCTGGGCTGTGGGGCAGAGCCCCATGTTGTTCTATGCCAGCTGAGGGTAATGTTACTGGATGTGGGGTTTTGCcttagacaccccccccccctccccatccccccGATCGAGGCACTCTATGGTGAACTCACAGGCACGCGTCATCATGCAAAGGGCGTGCCGCTCGGCGTTTAATTAACAGGTTATTCTTGCTCGCCTGAAGTAATTAACTGTGACTGCCGCGCACTGGCGGTGAGGggcacctcacccccccccccccgtccccccaaAGGGCCGTGTCAGAAGGATGACCTGGATCTTATAACTGTCCGACACAGTGATGCAGAAACAGGCGGATGGGAAGGTAACAGTGACCCCCACCATGAAGCCCCCCATTAAACCTCATGCTCTGGGGGTGACCGCACACTGTGGCCGTCCTTTCTAATTACCGCCGGCCCTGAGAAGGTGTAGCAGATGTCTTTCAGCGTATTTTAAGGACACTAACAAAGCCAGTGTGTTCCCCAGGAGTGCCGCGGCCAATCGGATTCACGCCCCGCTCCTCTGatgaaatgttttattaataCAGGCCACTCCCGGAAAAGGCCGGTGATTTATTTATACCgaatgaggggggagggtggggtagAAGTATTCATGGCAAGCCAACGGCAAAGGTTTTGGGTTTGTTTTCCACTCGGAACCGTCTTCAGagaatgtttcctggtcctgcTTCCATCACTTTACCTCGtcagcctggtggggggggggggggggcgttgatGCCTTATTTCAAACTGATATTAATGAGGTTGGTGGACATTAGCCAAAGGCTGCATGCTAACTAGCTGATCCAAGCAGAATGCTAATCAGCTCTGTTTGCCCCGGGACTGGCAGTGCAGGCCAGCATATCTGCCTCCTCACAATGGCTCCTTGCGCAAGTCTCCTGGGAGCGGTGCCTGCAGGCTCCACCCCTTCTGGGAAGGAGAGGAGGGGCTTAGCAACCATGTGACCCTGCAAATGGGTGGCTTAAAAACCGTGGGGAGGTGCTGGTTGGGCTCTGATGCTTTTAGTTCACCTCTAGCCTCCTTTGAGAGATTGTGTATGAGGCAGAAATCGTGTTGTGAAATGTGGGGGTGGCTCTGGCCCAGTGTAATTGGTCCTAGACCTcgatgggggggggtcacaccagCAAGTACACGGGTGACAGGTGTATTGCTTCGCGTGTGGAGAGAGGGGGCCTCCAGCAGCTACATGTGTATTCCTGAGATAGGGGTGTGGGGTTCCTTGGGGTGATAAACAAACGGACCCCCTGCTGATGCCCCCATGTGGCAAAGGtgctttacagtttttttttttttttttttttttctcatagcTTTAGCTATGCTTTGAATTTTGCTGGAGGTCTTGGAGGAGCATTGTGTTGCTTTAAAGTAAAAGGAAGGTTAAAGTCTTGCAGTGATAGTCAGCTGTGAGTGTGGGTACGCATGCTGCCCTGTTAAGACAGAGTCCCCCGTCTCCTTGATGGTTCCAGTTAAACCGCGTCAGTGTTCAGGCCGCCTCACCATCCAGGCCGACGGCTCCCATAATTTGATCGCTTGCTGGCTTATCGGTCACAGAAGAGTTTCTCCGTCCATCTCACCTTCATCGGCCTTTTATTTGCACGGGGCACACAATCTGTAAGGCACTGTGTGCCATTTAAAGAGCACGCTGGTTTGATTACCAGATTCTTACGAACACCTGAGTTGCATTGCTTCTTTTCCAGGATGCCTGCAGGGCCCCCCTGGGGGCTGTGGCCTGTGATGCTAATGCTGtcctgggacccccccccccccccccccacggtgtCAGTGCTGGCATATTATCCCGATTCTTTCGGCTTGGCTTCCCTCTCAAGTCGAAGGGCGTTCACCAAGAGCCATATTGGTGCAGGTTGCCCCCCCTGGCCCGTAGTGGGGTGCGCCCCCCCCTCGGGAGAGCAGGACCGCCCCCTACGATCCGCTCCTGCCTCTGGGCCTGGCAGATGGTGCAGCAGACGGCTCTTATTTAAGCTGTCGAGGCCCCAGTCGCTGTCTTTCCTGGGGGAAGGCGGGGGTTGGGTGGTGTTAGACCCAGAGGCTTAAATGTCAGGGATACAAAATGGGGGGAGGCTCATGTTAAGATTTCTCATTGTTGCAGCAGTAGCTGTGAGATGATCAGCATCCAACAAGGAGTCTGTCCATCCCTTTGTCTGTCCAtccctttgtctgtctgtccatccctttgtctgtctgtccatccctTTCTGTCCATCTTTCTGTCCATCTctttctgtccatctgtccacctgtctctctgtctttccatgtctctgtctgtccatatctctttgtctgtctgtctgtccatctgtctctctgtctgtccgtctctctttgtctatctgtctctctgtctgtctgtcagggtGTCCCTCCATTTGTCCGTTTCTCTGTCTGGATGTGTGTATTGGGCATCTGGCCGTCATGCACTTAGCCAGTAAAACATGACCTCTGATCCTGCCACGTTTTCAGcacagtttgacatgtgattgaAACCAAAAATCTTCTAAATTAGCATACTAGAAGCCAAAAAGACAGCTGCAAGACCCCGCCCCATAGGCCAGGGGGAGCTTGTGGTCATCCCCACCAGTGGCACTGGGAAGGCAGCTAAGGGTTTATGTCCCGGATGAGCCCCCTGCATCATTCCAAATGTGACCCTGCACCGTGTTTGTGATGTTTAAGAGGGCAGATTCGGACTCCCACCCGCATTCCAGGCTCATGCGGGAATCAGCTCCCcgcctctctcttcctcctgtAATAAAAATCTCCATGATACTCCACCATCACTGGCActgaatgaccccccccccccccactgactgcccccctgccaccccctTAAGGAACCACCTGCCTGATTGCCCTGCTGTCCGACAAGGAGCTGACGGTGGCTAACGTCGGTGACTCCAGGGGTGTCCTGTGTGACAAGGACGGCaacgccatcgctctgtcacatgaccacaagCCGTACCAGCTGAAGGAGCGCAAACGGATTAAGCGGGCAGGTGAGCAGCAAGCACCCGTGTCATGGCTGGGTTTCACTACTGCCGAGCCATGTGTCTGTGACTGTACTGTACGGTGGCTGCTTTTGTAGGGGGGTTTAATCCCCTGTATGTTAATGGTTTTATTAACTTAAAAGTCTCAATGCAGTCAAACTTGAAGGTACAAGAGAGGCTACAAACagattttattgttttgtttttagccCAATATTTAAAAGCAGCGGGTGGCATAGtggggcagtggttagcactgttgcctcacacactTCTAGTCTCCGCCTgcgttacatgtgtgtgaagtttgcttgttctccccatgtcatcgtggggtttcctccgggtactccggtttctccccacagtccaaaaacatgctgaggctaattggagttactaaattgcccatagttgtgcatgtgtgtgtgaatggtgtgtgagtgtgccctgcgatgggctggccccccatcctgggttgttccctgcctcgtgcccattgcttccgggataggctccagaccccccgcgacccagtaggataagctgtttggaaaatgaatggatggatggatttaaaagCAGCTGACtattgccacctgctggttggtCTGTGTGATGCATGTGGACTTTCTCACACTAATCTGAGATTAATAATATGATTTGAAGATTTTCTATTGGTCAATCTTTGAGACTGGTTGCGATTGACTGATTAACCACTCTTCAAGAAGGCCTGACTTTACTCTTTATAGGCTGTAAATTAAGCTGCAGGTTAGGGAGTGCTTTGCGGGCCCAGATCCTTAATAGTATGTGAGGGACATTCACAGCTTTCCTGTGGCACTGGTATATGTTCTGCGACCTTCATGTCTGGCTAAGATTTAGTCTTAAGGTGATGATACACAGGGCAACTTTGTGAGGAATGTTGCAGGGCAATTGCCAACCAGGTGAGAGAAATGGCAGCTTATCTTCATATGGATGATTGTGAGAAGTTGCCCACTGCCAATCAAAGATTTTTAGATATTTGCTGCTCAGTATCAATGGGAAAGTGCCCAAGCAACATTAGTCAGTAGCATTGCTCAGCGAGTTGCCCTGTGTATCGTCACCCTAAGGAAGAGATCTGAGATTTAACAAGGTCACATATTTCTGTAGACATCTGCCTTTCATGTGCAGAGCCAGGGCAGGGTGGACACCTGTTGCCCATGTGGATTTTCTTTGTTCTTAATGGTTACATCTTTAATGGATTTGAGGAGACGTCAGGGTTGCCTGGAAAACTTGCCTTCAGTTACTAAGCAGTGTTTACCTATGGGTACAGCCTGGCATGGAAGTAGTATATCTGCAATCTTACAAGGCATTTGAACCAACATCATACTGGTTACTAGTCCATCAGTCTGATCGCCAACTGCAGCCTTGAAGGAACCATAATCCTAGGGAGGGAAATTAATCCTGGTCCCCTATGTGGCAAGTTGGATACTCATTACTATTTTACCTAGAGGGAAAACCTTGATTTTTAGATTGTTCACTGATTCTCTCTTGTGTCCTTCAGGGGGCTTCATCAGCTTTAATGGGTCATGGCGGGTCCAGGGCATCCTGGCGATGTCGCGCTCGCTGGGTGACTATCCCCTGAAGAACCTGAACGTGGTCATCCCGGACCCCGACATCCTGGCCTTCGACCTGGACAAGCTGCAGCCTGAGTTCATGATCCTGGCATCCGACGGCCTGTGGGACGCCTTCAGTAACGAGGAGGCGGTGCGATTCATCAAGGAGCGCCTGGATGAGCCACACTTCGGCGCCAAGAGCATCGTCCTGCAGTCCTTCTACAGGGGTTGCCCCGACAACATCACCGTCATGGTTGTCAAGTTCAAGAACAGCGGCAAGGCTGGGGAacagtgagcgtgtgtgtgtgtgtgtgtgtgtgtgtgtgtgtgtgtgtgtgtgtgtgtgtgtgtgtgtgtgtgtgtgtgtgtgtgtgtgtgcgcgcgcgtgtgcgtgtgcgtgtgtgtgtgtgcgtgtgcgtgcgtgcgtgtgcaagTGTGTGACCAGTGGCTGAATGGAggtataaatatatatcattttaaaaagccAAGCCTGCATTTTTTGAAGAACTCTTTCTACCTAAAATATTTACTGTACCTGTCCCATCCTCTGCAACATGGAACCCACACACATGTTCTTTGGTTCACTAATGGTTAGGAATGTCCCCAATGAATGATGACCCTCATAATACCGCCGCATGTACCCTGTGGGTTGCTGAATAacagtaattataataatagtaaaaaaaaaaaaaaccttagtttTCAAGAGTTACTGATCAACGCCATTTACCTGGGATAGGTAGTGCTCCTAACTCGCTTCACATCATTGTTCTGATTCTTTGGACAATAAAAATTTGCATATCAGACACGATAGCCTAAAATATCTCTCGGCGCAAATGTTGCTAATTCAGGTTTTGATCGAAATCCTTttgaaatgtctttttttcctaagGTGTTGCTATTCACTAACCCATGCAAATGTCATATTCTGTGGGAATATTTCAGCATCTCTGGGGTCTTGGAGTTGATGCCCCTTTCCTATTTTTCCGGATGCTAGTGTTAGTCTCTCATCCATGACCCAGCGTGTGACATGCTTTCCTGCCTGGTACTGGGAAAGTTAGCCGTTAGCCGTTAGCCTTTGGCCACCTCCAGACTGTAGACGAAGCTCCTTAATTGTGTTGCCTGGCACATCTTTCAGTGACGATGCACTGTCTGACAAGGAAACTGAGTGGTGGACGCTGGAGCCTGTCTACTCATTTTGTTGTTCCCTG
Coding sequences within:
- the ppm1lb gene encoding protein phosphatase, Mg2+/Mn2+ dependent, 1Lb gives rise to the protein MLEKLSASYDEAGTTCLIALLSDKELTVANVGDSRGVLCDKDGNAIALSHDHKPYQLKERKRIKRAGGFISFNGSWRVQGILAMSRSLGDYPLKNLNVVIPDPDILAFDLDKLQPEFMILASDGLWDAFSNEEAVRFIKERLDEPHFGAKSIVLQSFYRGCPDNITVMVVKFKNSGKAGEQ